In Methanomicrobia archaeon, the following are encoded in one genomic region:
- a CDS encoding SagB/ThcOx family dehydrogenase, producing MVSGERSGGIGDRFQQELKYQRGHLPAWQLDWRRKPETYKEYPSAPRVELDEPDHAGGAPLWSVLEKRRSVRHFSTGEPMTKAELSQLLWAAQGVTTVQQGYAFRTAPSAGALYPVETYIVVNAVADVKPGVYHYAVASHELEQLRTGDFRLAVARAALDQEMAYHAPVVFIWTAVFARSTWKYQQRAYRYVYLDAGHIAQNVALAAVGLGLGSCQIGALYDEDVNALVDVDGVAESVVYLTVVGRPL from the coding sequence ATGGTGAGTGGAGAAAGGAGTGGCGGTATTGGCGATCGGTTCCAGCAGGAGCTGAAGTATCAACGCGGTCATCTGCCCGCCTGGCAGCTTGATTGGAGACGGAAACCAGAGACGTATAAGGAGTACCCCTCGGCGCCACGGGTGGAGCTCGATGAACCTGATCACGCGGGCGGTGCACCGCTGTGGTCGGTTTTAGAAAAGAGACGAAGTGTGCGGCATTTCAGCACCGGGGAGCCGATGACGAAAGCGGAGCTTTCGCAACTCCTGTGGGCGGCGCAGGGTGTCACGACGGTGCAACAGGGCTATGCGTTCAGAACCGCGCCGTCCGCGGGCGCGCTGTACCCCGTGGAGACGTATATAGTCGTGAACGCCGTTGCGGACGTTAAGCCGGGGGTATATCATTATGCGGTGGCTAGCCACGAGCTGGAGCAACTCCGTACGGGTGATTTCCGCCTGGCTGTTGCACGGGCTGCGCTCGATCAGGAGATGGCGTACCATGCACCGGTGGTCTTCATCTGGACGGCTGTTTTTGCGCGGTCGACGTGGAAGTACCAGCAGCGTGCGTACCGGTACGTGTATTTAGATGCAGGGCATATAGCGCAGAACGTGGCTCTGGCGGCCGTGGGGCTGGGGCTCGGGAGTTGCCAGATCGGTGCGCTCTATGATGAGGACGTGAACGCGCTGGTGGACGTTGACGGTGTGGCCGAGAGCGTGGTGTACCTGACGGTCGTGGGGCGGCCACTCTGA